The Carassius auratus strain Wakin unplaced genomic scaffold, ASM336829v1 scaf_tig00025657, whole genome shotgun sequence region TCAACTTGAATTTCTTAAAGCGGTTTGGCCTCCAGTTTCACAGAAGTGAACATCTTCCTGTCCCTGCAGTCcagaattaaccctttaacagaCCTGTTCGGGCTCCTGCCCCGCCCACATGTTCTGAGGGGCTAAACTTCCCCATCCTCTGACACTGATGGTCCATAAAACTCTTTCAGTgaaatttttaaaatagaaacacaACCTATCAAGGTTTCCAGTTCCTTAAGTCAAAAGTGTTCATCTTACTTTCGTTCATCTTTTTgtatttcagtcttttttctcaattttttaaaaatgtttaagaatTATTGATAACCTCTAGGAAGACTGTAGGTCTGTACAGAAGCTGTCATGAAGTTTATTTATGACATGAAGTTTGTTTATACACTTTTCAAGATACTAGCATTGTTTATCACCATTCTTCAGTCAGGGTGGTGCACATCAAATGACCAGGATCACCCACATAAATACGTCAAACAAGGTTCAGACAAACATCAATTCCTAGAGCGGGACAAATGCTCAACAATATTTAACTACTTTATTGGCAGTTGTGATTCTGGCAGTGTTAATAATGCTGGACAAAGGTTGACCATATTGACAAAGTGCTTCCTCTTTACGTTAGGAAATATCATGTAACTTTATAACAGTAAATGGAAAAAGGAGTGTTCTGACATGTATTACGTATTTTTCTCAGAATAATGAAATACTTTAGTAATCCTGAGTGGGAAACTGTGGGAATGTCAGGTAAGATGTTTATCAGATACCAGAAATATGAGgaacaaatatttaacaaaaacacaacaatgcCAAAGTGGGAAAAAATTAgctgatcattttttttttcgacCCCAAAAAATGTTGTCTTGTCTTAATGTCCTGGGATAAAATACAGAAGTAGGCTGCCAGAGAGAAGAGTTAACTAAAATTTAAGACCATTTTAATATGGAGAACATGTAGTCCTGTCTTTATCTATACAAATATGCACCTCCTTTAACGCTGCTTCAGAAAGTCAGttaataaacacataaatgtacAACAGTCATATCTTTTATATTTGCACATTTACTATGATGATTAGCCTAACCCCTGCTTCAGCTTAGCAATGTGCATGACCTTGGAGTTGATAGCATAGCTATGTTTGCATGATATTGAGATTAGTGATTTACAGTCGGTGCACAGAAGCAGCAGATTCGAACCATTTGAAAcattggtgggggggggggggtccaaatTCAATACCACGCCttaacataaatggctgcccactgctctgggtgtgtgtgtgttcactgctgtgtgtgtgcactttagatgggttaaatgcagagcacgaattctgagtgtaggtccccatacttggctgaatgtcatgtcactttcacttttaatatcaataattttgtgaaaatctAAACATATGGATTCTCACTTTGAGACAAACGAGTCTACAGCCACAGACAACAACATAGGGTCTTCAAAGCAAAGCCAACTGGCAAACTGAGAGTCCAGAGACTGAAAATGTGAACTTTCATTAAAATTTCATCAACATTCACCTTGAAAAATAAAATCCCCCATTTGGGAGCTTGAAGAAAGTGTCTTTGTTTTTCCTCAGAATGTGTTTGTTATGTTTTTCATCAGTGATCTCAACAGGAGAAAGACTCAGACATTTGTGAGCTCAGCAGCAGAAAAATGTCGAACCGGGCAACGCTCTCGTTGTAGCGAGACCTCCTGAAGTCCATTCCTTGGAAATGACCCGGATCTGTTCTGATGACTGATCTTTCGTCCAGCGAAGTTCTTTGGGCTGAGACCAAGCTGctgctgtagaaaaaaaaagtatccattAGATTTCTGATTCATCGGTGCTTCAaacttttaaagacttttaagAATTATTCAAGCAATAATGAGGATAGATTGTTACTGAGAACTACACTCGAAAGAGAGAGCAGACACTGGTTGTGCAAAAAGATTAATGCAAAGGATAAAGTGTTAACTAACTACATTTAAAGtaattgttcacccaaaatattGTATTACTGAATACTGGCACGTCTAAATGTAGCATTTGTATAAGTTTTAAGAATTTTATGATTCAGCTTTAGCGTTCTACCTTCACCCTCCTTAAAGACTGCTGATCATCAAGACAGCTAGGTGATGAGCTGCTTAGAGAGCTTTGCCGGTGAAGTGTGGGCGGAGTCCCCAAAGGTTCGACTTCCTGATCAAGCTCTGCCCTGCAGACACAGACATCAGAGAAATCTGCATGACTCGACTGTCTCCTGAACTTGTACGACAATATATTCAAAGAGACATTGATTCATTGAGACATATACACTTGTAGAGTTAGACACAGACACATACAGTACAACAATACTAACAGACAGTCTTACCTGGCTGCACTGACAAGTGCCTTCACCTCTTCATTCAGGTGATGACGGACCATGTGCTTGTTGCTTGGAATACACAAGGCCGCCGCCATGGTGTCAGAGCTGAAGGAGGGATCCATCACCATGATGGCACCATGAACCCCACTGCTCTGAAGATTGTCAGCAAACTCCTAAATGAAAAGATATGTCATTCTTTTGAGTTAATCCATATACCACCACCTACACTTTCTCTGTTGTCTCTCAATGGTACCTTCAGATCAATCTCTTTGATCCATTTGATGATGCGATGACAGGTCCACACTACAGGGTCTGTGTTCTGATTCTCACACTCTGATCGCCTGGACTGCAAAATCTGCAGTAAAACAGTATTTGGATAATTGTTGTTTAGCGTCATTAACTTATTAGACAGACAAACAGGGTATGTTTTCCAAACTGGGCtattctgatgtgtgtgtgtgtgtgtgtgtgtgtgttgttccatTTTGGTAAGGTTGCCTGTGCCTGTAGGAATTCCCATCATGCTGTTCTtctggtttatgtgtgtgtgttacctcttTGTCAAAGTTGAGCGTATGTAGCAGCTGTATTCCCAGCAGCAGGCTGTTCTGGTGGGCTTTTTTAGACACGTGCAGATGCTTCTCAAGGTCGGTGCGCGTGAGTGTACTTAGGAGACGTCCGTCCACAAGGTGAGTGTGGAAGAACTGGGAATATTGAGGGAGACCTACATCCATCAGCCAGGCCTGAGCCACCCAGTGGTGATCCAGATCAGCTGCTTTAGAAAGGCTGAAACAACATTagaaaaatattgtataaatctAGAAATAAATGGAACTCTTTGTATTCAATGAAGTTTTGTATACCGTTTTAATAACAGAAGTTGCAACTTGATCatcaacattattatatatacagtatacagctgcttctcaataaattagaatgtcatggaaaagtttatttatttcagtaattcaactcaaattgtgaaatttgtgtattaaataaatgcaatgcacatagactgaagtagtttatgtctttggttcttttaattgtgatgattttggctcacatttaacaaaaacccaccaattcactatctcaaccaattagaatacttcataagatcaataaaaacaattgttggccttctggaaagtatgttcatttactgtatgttaatttattgtacatgtactcaatacttggtaggggcttcttttgctttaattactgcctcagttcagcggggcatggaggtgatcagtttgtggcactgttgAGTTGGTatagaagcccaggtttctttgacagtggccttcagctcatctgcattttttggtctcttgtttctcatcttcctcttgagaATACCCCATCGATTCTttgtggggttcaggtctggtgtgtttgctggccagtcaagcacaccaacaccatggtcaattaaccaacttttggtgcttttggcagtgtgggcaggtgccaaaaaaatgcaggaaaatgaaatcagcatattcaagAAGCTTGTCAgcaaaaggaagcatgaagtgctccaaaatttcttggtaaatagGTGCAGTGActtgaccaacaccagcagattacATTGCACcgcaaatcatcacagactgtggaaacttaacactggacttcaagcaacttgggctatgagcttctccacccttactccagactctaggacattggtttccaaatcaaataaaaaaacttgctctcatctgaagagaggactttggaccactgggcaacagtccagttcttcttctccttagcccaggtaagaatcctctgacgttgtctgtggtttaggagtggcttaacaagaggaacacaacaactgtagccaaattccttgacacgtctgtatgccttgagcCCAGACTCAGtctattccttgtgaagttcattcAAATTCTTTAATTGATTTTGCCTGAAAATCCTCATAATTCTGCGGTTTCTCGCAGtttgttgtgcatctttttcttccacactttttactTCCACTcagctttctgttaacatgcttggttacagcactctgtgaacagacagcttctttggcaatgaatgtttgtggtttacccttcttgtgaagggtgtcaatgattgtcttctggacaactctccatgattgtgtagacTAGTGAagcaaactgagagaccattttgaaagctcaggaaacctttgccgatgttttgagttgattagctgattgccatgacaccatattttaatttgttgagattgtgaattggttggtttttgtttaatgtgagccaaaaatcatcacaattaaaagaaccaaagacttaaactactccagtctatgtgcattgaatttatttagtacacgggtttcacaatttgagttgaattactgaaattaacttttccacaacattataatttattgagatccacctatatgtttatatatatatataacttgataTATAACTTTAACCTGGAATAttcttttcaaatatattttattaataaaataaaatgctattaatAACATAAATAGAATTAAGTTTTTGGGGCGGTCACACCATTTGACCTTCAAGGGATTGTTCgcctaaaataaaagtttctgtcatcattttaaaccatttaattaaTACGGATTGattttatgatgcatttttgGATCTTCCATACTTTGGTTACCTGGACTTTTAATGGAGAGACAGAAACCTCTTAGGTTTCATTAAAAGTATTTTGTggtcttaatatatatttttttatatttttttaatctctatGAAATTGTTGTTctgttcaatttatttttatttgcaggggtcctctataaaaaaaaaaatatttttctgttatgttctctttttttatgtCTTAAGATGTGCTTCCTACCCGTGTCCTAAATCCGCATCCCTGTAGTCTTCAATGGCCAGACGGAGTTTCCTGCGGTGCATTGAATTACTGATCCCTAAAACAAACTCCAGGTCCTCATCCGTAAGAACTAACAAAAcctaacaaaacacacacagaaatcaaGGTTTAATTCTAACATTCACAAACACTGCTTGTTTAAATAGCCCAAAGCATTCTGATAGGATCTGTGTATAATTTTATAGACTGGTGTGGATAAGTGTTTATGTATAATACCGACAAGGTCACGTCTACCTTCCCACTTTTAACGTTGTCTGCACAGGCCCGTATGTACATGGGCATGGCCATGATCACCTCTAGCCACGCCTGCACGGTTCCTGCACGCCAACGGGACATGGGGGCCGTCCGCGCGAGCTCCACCTGCTGAAGACGATCCAAATGCTCCTCGCATTCTGATAGGCTCACACTGAGGCGGGCGGGGCTTGATAAACTGTCGGAGTCTAGATTGGTGGATGACGGGAGAGGGGCGGGACTTAATAGGAGTTTGTTTTCTATAATTTATGAGCATAACCACCGTGTTTTCTCAAGTGGAGACAGCTATACGGTaccataaacataaaatatattaattcagaGATAGGTTAGATTAATGTCCTGGAACAAACATTTTCCCATTTACATCATAGTTTTTGAACAGCAGCCACTAAAGCGTCTTCTGAGCAGGAATCAATAATTtcaccagtagatggcagcacaAAACCGCCTTCAAAAACGGCAATCTCCTCAAGTGCCCATCATTTGTTAATAATAGGGTTGTTTCGAAAAACAAAGCACTCCTTTCTTTGAATTTTAACCTCTTAAGACCCggcaaaacattttagaaaaaaatagtaataatttttttttcatgtcattaaaTTGCTTAGagcatataaatacatgtaaaaatttataaattaattaatacattaattaaaaattatatttcattaattagtTATGCTACGTCCTTGGTAGAGGACATCGGgactcaataaaataaaaaatgaaaagacatgaatgaacatgcatagggaaaacaattgatttttttccattttgacattcggcaaacgcttttatccaaagcgacttacaaatgaggacaatggaagcaatcaaaatcaacaaaagagcagtgATATATAAGTGCTCATGCTCCTATACatgtctcagttagcttaacgcagtacacatagcaagagctttttaaataatataataaatagaaagaaaacagatagaatagaaaaaagaaaaagaaaagagcaagctagtgttataggtattttttgcttttgttaattgcataataaatgacaagaaaacagatataatacaaaaagattacaAAGCTActcaagttttagtttttttttaaaaaacaagcagcaaatgaatagagtgcaagttCAAAAGGGagaagtgtttttattaaaaaatgttttctgtgtattatatatatatatatatatatatatatatatatatatatatatagttttcaggatttttttttaatccaacttTGCATAAAGATAATTCTTAACTATGTTATAACAGAATtaaatgatatacaatttttctttatgcaaaatgtgtCAAATGGACATAAACAGGTTTTTCATTGTATATAATTTATCTATTAACAAAATTTAA contains the following coding sequences:
- the LOC113078392 gene encoding kazrin-A-like isoform X3, whose amino-acid sequence is MLNRELEETGGGCSVELLSVSQLRVQLTQKEQELDRAKEALQAMKADRKRLRLERTDLVNQMQQLYTTLESREEQLRDFIRNYELHRKESEDAVRVLAREKDLLEREKWDLRRQTKEASEHASALRSALDLKENRIKELEAELTMMSSFMAQKLESRVFVRSPERPASPKTVSAKQSLATLTKDVPKRHSLAMPTETVVNGNQEWAMHAELPLTAAIRQSQQNLYHSMDRQVLKASPCVCDADGISMMSSAAARISPCHSKQPSVISDTSVMEGERSSTPSDSPRHRTHSLCNSLEDLEEQRRRKKKERMGLGSLSRVFGRGKQRKSLDPTLFDDSDSLSSPARLSVSLSECEEHLDRLQQVELARTAPMSRWRAGTVQAWLEVIMAMPMYIRACADNVKSGKVLLVLTDEDLEFVLGISNSMHRRKLRLAIEDYRDADLGHGLSKAADLDHHWVAQAWLMDVGLPQYSQFFHTHLVDGRLLSTLTRTDLEKHLHVSKKAHQNSLLLGIQLLHTLNFDKEILQSRRSECENQNTDPVVWTCHRIIKWIKEIDLKEFADNLQSSGVHGAIMVMDPSFSSDTMAAALCIPSNKHMVRHHLNEEVKALVSAARAELDQEVEPLGTPPTLHRQSSLSSSSPSCLDDQQSLRRVKQQLGLSPKNFAGRKISHQNRSGSFPRNGLQEVSLQRERCPVRHFSAAELTNV